The sequence GCGAAGCCGGTGTAGTGCGCGGGGTCGATGAGGTCGTCCAGTTCGGACGCCTCCAACTCCACTTTCTCCGCGAGGAGTTCACGCAGAGGGCGGTCTTCCGTGCGGGCGCGGCCGGCCAGTTCGGTCAGCAGCCGCTTCGAGCGCGCGCTGCCGAGTGCGGGGGCCAGCGCGGCGGACAGCCGTTCGGAGACGATCAGGCCCCCGGTCGCCTCCAGGTTCCGGCGCATCGCGGTGGGACACACGCGCAGCCCCTCGGCCAGCTCCGCCGCGTGGGCGGCCGCTCCGCCCACCAGCCGGAGCAGGTCACGCAACGGCTCCCACTCGGCGTGCCAGGCACCGGCCGGCCGTTCGTCCCCGGCGGCCAGGGAGCCGTAGAGGACGGCGGCGAGCTGCGGGGCCTGCCGGGCGGCTGCCGCGAGGAGCGTGGACCGCACCGGGTTCGCCTTGTGCGGCATCGCCGACGAACCTCCGCCGCTGCCCTCGCCCACCTCGCCGATCTCGGTGCGCGACAGGGTCAGCACGTCCGCGGCGAGTTTGCCCAGCGCCCCCGCCGTGAGGGCCAGACACCCGGCCAGGTCGGCGATGGGGGTGCGGAGCGTGTGCCAGGGCAACGCCGGTGCGGCGAGGCCGACTTCACGGGCGTACGCCTCGGTGAGCGCGGCCGCGTCCTCGGCGCCGTACGCCCGGAAAGCGGCCAAGGTACCGGCCGCGCCACCCAGTTGGACGGGGAGCGAGTCCCGTACTCGGGCGACGCGATCGCGCGCGTCCAGGACCAGCGCACGCCAGCCTGCCGCCTTCAGCCCGAACGTCGTCGGTACGGCGTGCTGCGTGAGCGTCCGCCCGGGCATCACCGTGTCCCGGTGCTCGGCGGCGAGGGCGGCCAGCGCCCGCTCGGTCCGGCCCAGATCGGCGAGGACCAGCTCCAGGGTGCGCACGGCGACCAGCATCGTCGCCGTGTCCATGATGTCCTGGCTGGTCGCGCCCCGGTGGACGTAGGGGCCGTACTCCTCGCCGACCGCCGCGGTCAGATCGGCGACCAGCGGGATGACCGGGTTGCCGCCGGCGGGGGTGCGAGCCGCCAGGGAGCGGATGCCGAAGCCGGCCGGGTCGGCCGCCTCGGTCACCGCCGCCGCGGCCGCGGCCGGGGCGAGCCCCAGCGCGGCCTGCGCCCGGGTGAGGCCGGCCTCGGCGTCGAGCAGCGCCCGCAGATACGCGTGGTCGCCGGTCTCCGACGCGGCACCGGACAGTCCCCACCCGGGGGCGAGCAGGCCGGTGTCCGCGTACGGGGGAGGCGTAAATGTCACTGGAACTCCAGGAAGACCGTCTCGCCTTCGCCCTGAAGGCGGATGTCGAAACGGTAGGTGCCGCTGCCCTCGTCGCCGGCGATCAGCGTGTCGCGTCGCTCGCCCACCTGGGTGAGCAGCGGGTCGGTGGCGAGTGCCCTTTCGTCGCCCGGCAGGTAGATCCGGGTGAACAGGTGCATGAGCAGGCCGCGGGCGAAGACGCACACGCTCAGATAGGG is a genomic window of Streptomyces griseochromogenes containing:
- the pcaB gene encoding 3-carboxy-cis,cis-muconate cycloisomerase, with amino-acid sequence MTFTPPPYADTGLLAPGWGLSGAASETGDHAYLRALLDAEAGLTRAQAALGLAPAAAAAAVTEAADPAGFGIRSLAARTPAGGNPVIPLVADLTAAVGEEYGPYVHRGATSQDIMDTATMLVAVRTLELVLADLGRTERALAALAAEHRDTVMPGRTLTQHAVPTTFGLKAAGWRALVLDARDRVARVRDSLPVQLGGAAGTLAAFRAYGAEDAAALTEAYAREVGLAAPALPWHTLRTPIADLAGCLALTAGALGKLAADVLTLSRTEIGEVGEGSGGGSSAMPHKANPVRSTLLAAAARQAPQLAAVLYGSLAAGDERPAGAWHAEWEPLRDLLRLVGGAAAHAAELAEGLRVCPTAMRRNLEATGGLIVSERLSAALAPALGSARSKRLLTELAGRARTEDRPLRELLAEKVELEASELDDLIDPAHYTGFAGPLTDRALERR